From Candidatus Pantoea bituminis, one genomic window encodes:
- a CDS encoding DUF2798 domain-containing protein yields MTHSIAKKTAKFRLPKHASPYIFALYMATIMAFLMSLVITLAEFGRGPHYMTNVMNAYQVAMPAAFVCILVVRPIVIRLVGLTVRGH; encoded by the coding sequence ATGACTCATTCAATCGCTAAAAAAACAGCAAAATTCCGCTTACCCAAGCACGCTTCGCCCTACATATTTGCTCTTTATATGGCAACCATCATGGCGTTTCTGATGAGTTTGGTCATCACTCTGGCGGAATTTGGAAGGGGGCCGCATTACATGACAAATGTGATGAATGCTTATCAGGTTGCTATGCCAGCGGCCTTTGTTTGCATACTCGTTGTACGTCCGATTGTTATCCGACTTGTAGGATTGACCGTTCGCGGTCACTGA
- a CDS encoding LysR family transcriptional regulator: MDVLGLISTFIRVVENGSIAAAARAKGMSPAAVSQSLSRLETHLGVRLISRTTRSMTLTENGKRYFEKVRHIPHDIEIASQAAAFETKPQGPLCIATTAAFGRYVLAPLMPAFQNAFPDINIELISTDRNVDHRLEGVDVSIRIEAQLNDQLIARKIASLPFIFCAAPAYLNHAGIPQTPEELSQHACLVFRYPTDGRFLPWTFMINGQPVNAKLNPTFISDDIDIIAKIAANGGGVARLASFVAQPLINNGQLMPLFCSGHRGESKIESLPMNIYACVNERSALNSKVRAFIEFLERAM, encoded by the coding sequence ATGGACGTGTTAGGGCTGATTAGCACTTTTATCCGCGTGGTGGAGAACGGCAGTATTGCAGCGGCGGCACGCGCTAAAGGTATGAGTCCAGCGGCAGTTAGCCAGAGCCTTTCTCGGCTTGAGACCCATTTGGGTGTGCGCCTGATTTCGCGCACCACACGTAGCATGACACTCACCGAAAATGGTAAGCGTTATTTCGAGAAAGTACGCCATATTCCCCATGATATCGAAATCGCCTCGCAGGCTGCAGCGTTTGAAACCAAACCGCAGGGTCCTCTTTGTATCGCTACGACGGCTGCGTTTGGTCGTTACGTTCTCGCTCCACTGATGCCCGCTTTTCAAAACGCTTTTCCTGATATTAATATCGAATTGATTAGTACCGATCGCAACGTCGACCATCGGTTGGAAGGCGTCGACGTCAGTATCCGCATTGAGGCACAGCTGAACGATCAACTGATTGCCAGGAAAATCGCATCGTTACCGTTTATCTTCTGTGCGGCCCCTGCTTATCTGAACCATGCGGGCATCCCTCAAACTCCCGAAGAACTTAGCCAGCACGCCTGTCTGGTTTTCCGCTATCCCACAGATGGTCGTTTTCTACCCTGGACTTTTATGATCAATGGCCAACCGGTTAACGCGAAACTCAACCCCACGTTCATTAGTGACGATATTGATATCATTGCAAAAATAGCGGCAAACGGAGGAGGCGTTGCCCGACTGGCAAGCTTTGTTGCTCAGCCGTTGATAAACAATGGTCAACTCATGCCTTTGTTCTGCTCAGGCCACCGTGGTGAGAGCAAAATAGAGTCTTTACCGATGAATATTTATGCCTGCGTCAACGAACGTTCGGCACTTAATTCAAAAGTCCGAGCCTTTATTGAGTTTTTAGAAAGGGCGATGTAG
- a CDS encoding cupin, which yields MDFYCSKEFTGLKAWDSQHVASFDNISVKLHWTDQPYKWHINDGQEVFAVMDGCVEMFYKENGEIKSRELKTGDIFYASEGTEHIAHPQGIARVLVIEKEGSI from the coding sequence ATGGATTTTTATTGCAGTAAAGAATTCACTGGCTTAAAAGCCTGGGACTCTCAACATGTTGCCAGCTTCGATAATATCAGCGTAAAACTTCACTGGACCGATCAGCCTTACAAATGGCATATCAATGACGGACAAGAGGTTTTTGCTGTTATGGATGGTTGTGTTGAAATGTTTTACAAAGAAAACGGGGAAATTAAAAGCAGGGAGCTGAAAACAGGAGATATTTTTTATGCAAGTGAAGGGACAGAACACATTGCTCATCCGCAAGGAATAGCACGCGTTCTTGTTATTGAAAAAGAAGGATCAATCTAA
- a CDS encoding diguanylate cyclase domain-containing protein codes for MNTVIKPTLSAVWSMDAQGICIASQESPAGLMPALKGVTLSAWLKLAQADDDAKIAQQLTAALEFVTPFHLEVPIHCLDGTTRRVIVSGLPDCQPSAPHLQYSGFIVDITGQRKALEDALRTAAEYRLLIENSTDLIAHCDTDGRYVSISPSYSKMIGWSADEMTGQRVVDFLHPDDRASATDVLVHLFNGGVRPDVVEVRKQHRDGHYITLGTKACGVSDPSTGNNIGAVLISRDITRDKEKIQKLEKLATHDTLTGLPNRAWINDQVSCMLSQGEDLAYTTVLFIDLNGFKTVNDSMGLATGDALLQQVSERLQRCMRPGDSVARLGGDEFVVAAKCNNREAASIIAQRLIDSLKEPFSINSLEVPIGAAIGISLARFGTTSAKMLFENADKAMYQAKACRDSSYQFFEPTTRPLRD; via the coding sequence ATGAACACTGTGATCAAACCTACCCTTTCCGCCGTTTGGTCCATGGACGCACAAGGCATATGCATCGCCAGTCAGGAAAGCCCTGCGGGCCTAATGCCCGCACTGAAAGGCGTCACGCTAAGTGCATGGCTGAAGCTCGCACAGGCTGATGATGATGCTAAGATCGCGCAGCAACTTACTGCGGCATTGGAATTTGTGACACCTTTTCATCTCGAAGTACCCATCCATTGTCTGGATGGAACAACGCGGCGTGTGATTGTTTCAGGCCTGCCGGATTGCCAACCTAGTGCTCCTCATCTGCAGTACAGCGGCTTCATTGTTGATATAACCGGGCAGCGCAAAGCACTTGAAGACGCGCTGCGCACGGCGGCGGAATACCGTTTGTTGATTGAAAACAGCACCGACCTGATCGCCCATTGCGACACGGACGGCAGATACGTGTCGATCTCGCCTTCTTATAGCAAAATGATAGGCTGGTCAGCCGATGAGATGACAGGCCAACGGGTCGTAGATTTCCTGCATCCCGACGACCGCGCATCCGCCACGGATGTACTGGTACATCTCTTCAATGGTGGCGTGCGGCCGGACGTAGTCGAGGTGCGCAAGCAACATCGCGATGGGCACTACATTACACTTGGCACCAAGGCCTGCGGCGTCAGCGATCCTTCCACAGGCAACAACATCGGTGCCGTGTTGATTTCGCGCGACATTACGCGTGACAAGGAAAAGATCCAGAAACTTGAGAAACTGGCCACCCACGACACATTGACCGGGTTGCCTAACCGAGCCTGGATCAATGACCAGGTTAGCTGCATGCTCTCGCAGGGCGAAGATCTGGCATACACGACAGTCCTGTTTATCGATCTGAATGGGTTCAAAACTGTCAATGATTCGATGGGACTCGCGACTGGGGATGCCTTGCTGCAGCAGGTAAGCGAACGGCTACAACGCTGCATGCGCCCGGGCGACTCTGTGGCACGCCTGGGCGGAGACGAGTTTGTGGTCGCAGCGAAGTGCAACAATCGCGAGGCGGCGTCCATAATCGCCCAGCGCCTCATTGACAGCCTGAAAGAGCCATTTTCTATCAATAGTCTGGAAGTACCGATCGGAGCGGCGATTGGCATCAGCCTTGCACGGTTTGGGACAACATCGGCCAAGATGTTATTTGAAAATGCCGATAAAGCGATGTATCAAGCGAAAGCATGCCGTGATAGTT